One Malus domestica chromosome 11, GDT2T_hap1 genomic region harbors:
- the LOC139189316 gene encoding putative disease resistance RPP13-like protein 1: protein MGGIGKTTLAQLLYNDDKVKQHFELQAWVCVSDEFDVVKITQTIYASVTSQTHDTTDLNQLQVKLKDALVGKKFLFVLDDVWNENYNIWDSLRRPFEYGAHGSKILVTARNDGVASTMGNFPTHHLKHLLEEDCWLLFAKHALKNATVDMDPNLEVIGRQIVSKCNGLPLAAKSLGALLRSESNVEEWENVLKSEIWELSDTKTDIMPALWLSYQYLSLVLKRCFAYCSIFPKDYEFRKSELVLLWMAEDLLQPQKKTLLEDVGEKYFDDLISRSFFQHSLSNNSFIMHDLIHDLATYVSGEFCISLEDHDFTLGNVSKGRHFSCMESSNVDFKRYDTIYEAKYLRTFILGNLYSLPTVQLDLLLMLQCLRVLKLSVKELPDSIRNLRHLRYLDLCDTLIQKLPDTVCSLCNLQTLLLSNCRHLVELPTDLRRLINLRHLDIRSTVIKKMPLHMGKLKDLQTFRGEFVLDNDTGGNIADLKGFEQLRGKLHISGLQNIVHAEDALEAKLRDKKRLRKVIFKWEGDTIDSQNNRRVLCNLQPHTNVKVLTIEGYGGTTFPSWLGDESFSNLISLRLVACGYLLECMKVISFVKMHA, encoded by the coding sequence ATGGGTGGGATCGGAAAGACCACCCTTGCTCAACTCTTGTACAACGATGATAAAGTGAAGCAACATTTTGAGCTCCAAGCATGGGTTTGTGTTTCTGATGAATTTGACGTTGTTAAGATCACACAAACAATTTATGCATCGGTCACTTCACAAACTCATGATACCACAGACCTGAACCAGCTTCAAGTTAAACTCAAAGATGCTTTGGTGGGGAAGaagtttctttttgttcttgatGATGTTTGGAACGAGAATTACAATATTTGGGATTCCTTAAGGCGCCCCTTCGAGTATGGGGCTCATGGAAGTAAGATCCTTGTCACTGCAAGGAATGATGGTGTTGCATCTACGATGGGTAATTTTCCTACCCACCATTTAAAGCACTTACTTGAGGAAGACTGTTGGCTTTTATTTGCAAAGCATGCCTTAAAAAATGCAACTGTTGATATGGATCCAAATCTTGAAGTAATTGGAAGGCAAATCGTTAGCAAGTGTAACGGTCTTCCTTTAGCTGCGAAATCACTTGGTGCTCTCTTACGCTCTGAATCAAACGTGGAGGAATGGGAAAATGTACTCAAAAGTGAAATATGGGAGTTGTCAGATACAAAGACGGACATTATGCCTGCACTATGGCTAAGTTACCAGTACTTGTCTCTGGTGTTGAAGCGTTGTTTTGCCTATTGTTCGATATTTCCCAAAGATTATGAATTTCGCAAGTCTGAATTAGTTTTGTTGTGGATGGCCGAAGATCTTTTACAACCCCAAAAGAAGACTTTGTTAGAGGATGTTGGAGAGAAATACTTTGATGACCTAATCTCACGGTCATTTTTTCAGCACTCGTTGTCAAATAACAGTTTCATCATGCATGATTTGATTCATGATTTGGCGACGTATGTATCTGGAGAATTTTGCATTAGTTTGGAAGACCACGACTTCACATTGGGCAATGTGAGCAAGGGTCGTCATTTCTCTTGTATGGAATCGTCTAATGTTGATTTCAAGAGATAtgacactatttatgaagcTAAGTATCTGCGCACCTTCATTCTAGGCAACCTCTATTCATTGCCGACAGTACAGCTTGATCTCCTTTTAATGCTACAATGTTTAAGAGTTCTCAAACTAAGTGTCAAGGAGTTGCCTGATTCGATTAGAAACTTGAGGCATCTACGATACCTTGACTTGTGTGACACTCTAATCCAGAAATTACCAGATACGGTATGCAGTTTGTGTAATTTGCAAACGTTATTGTTGTCGAATTGTCGCCATCTTGTTGAGTTGCCCACTGATTTGAGAAGACTAATCAATTTGCGCCATCTTGATATAAGAAGTACAGTGATAAAAAAGATGCCACTCCACATGGGCAAATTGAAAGATCTCCAGACATTTAGAGGTGAATTTGTTTTAGACAATGATACTGGAGGAAACATTGCTGACCTAAAGGGGTTTGAGCAATTGCGTGGGAAACTACATATTTCAGGGCTTCAAAATATTGTACATGCTGAGGATGCGTTGGAAGCCAAACTGAGGGACAAGAAACGTCTCAGAAAAGTAATTTTCAAATGGGAAGGTGACACTATCGATTCTCAAAACAATAGAAGAGTGCTGTGCAACCTGCAGCCCCATACAAACGTGAAAGTACTTACAATAGAAGGATATGGTGGTACAACGTTTCCAAGTTGGTTAGGAGAtgagtctttctctaatcttaTCAGTCTCCGACTTGTGGCTTGTGGATATTTGTTGGAATGCATGAAAGtcatatcttttgttaaaatgcatgcatga
- the LOC114819708 gene encoding anthranilate synthase alpha subunit 1, chloroplastic-like isoform X2, with the protein MWTSLRLPAGSIEFNTQLFGTKLEDSSLTSEEYKEAVLAAKEHTLAGDLFQTVLSQRFERRTFADPFEIYRALRIVNPSPYMTYLQARGCILVASSPEILTRVKKLLNDEKQCAEHIMLVDLGRNDVGKVSKPGSVKVEKLMNIERYSHVMHISSTVSISFW; encoded by the exons ATGTGGACAAG CCTGAGGCTGCCTGCAGGTTCAATAGAGTTCAACACTCAACTCTTTGGTACTAAATTGGAGGACTCAAGCTTGACAAGTGAGGAATATAAGGAGGCAGTTCTGGCAGCTAAAGAACACACTCTAGCTGGGGATCTATTTCAGACTGTATTAAGCCAGCGTTTTGAGAGGCGAACATTTGCAGACCCATTTGAAATTTACCGAGCATTAAGGATAGTTAATCCAAGTCCGTATATGACTTATTTACAG GCTAGAGGCTGTATTCTTGTTGCTTCAAGTCCAGAAATTCTGACACGTGTGAAGAAG CTTTTGAATGATGAAAAGCAATGTGCAGAGCATATTATGCTTGTAGACTTGGGGAGGAATGATGTCGGGAAG GTCTCAAAACCTGGTTCTGTCAAGGTTGAGAAGCTCATGAACATTGAGCGTTATTCCCATGTCATGCACATAAGTTCAACAGTAAGTATCTCCTTTTGGTAA
- the LOC114819708 gene encoding anthranilate synthase alpha subunit 2, chloroplastic-like isoform X1, translating to MWTSLRLPAGSIEFNTQLFGTKLEDSSLTSEEYKEAVLAAKEHTLAGDLFQTVLSQRFERRTFADPFEIYRALRIVNPSPYMTYLQARGCILVASSPEILTRVKKQTITNRPLAGTVRRGKTPKEDLLLEKQLLNDEKQCAEHIMLVDLGRNDVGKVSKPGSVKVEKLMNIERYSHVMHISSTVSISFW from the exons ATGTGGACAAG CCTGAGGCTGCCTGCAGGTTCAATAGAGTTCAACACTCAACTCTTTGGTACTAAATTGGAGGACTCAAGCTTGACAAGTGAGGAATATAAGGAGGCAGTTCTGGCAGCTAAAGAACACACTCTAGCTGGGGATCTATTTCAGACTGTATTAAGCCAGCGTTTTGAGAGGCGAACATTTGCAGACCCATTTGAAATTTACCGAGCATTAAGGATAGTTAATCCAAGTCCGTATATGACTTATTTACAG GCTAGAGGCTGTATTCTTGTTGCTTCAAGTCCAGAAATTCTGACACGTGTGAAGAAG cAAACGATCACCAACCGGCCTCTTGCTGGGACTGTTAGAAGAGGAAAAACACCTAAAGAAGATTTATTGCTGGAAAAGCAGCTTTTGAATGATGAAAAGCAATGTGCAGAGCATATTATGCTTGTAGACTTGGGGAGGAATGATGTCGGGAAG GTCTCAAAACCTGGTTCTGTCAAGGTTGAGAAGCTCATGAACATTGAGCGTTATTCCCATGTCATGCACATAAGTTCAACAGTAAGTATCTCCTTTTGGTAA